The genome window TCCAGCCGTCTGATCCCATAGTGCCACAGTAGCTGCCCGGCGGCGTAGATGATGATGATCCACATTATCTGCAGCAGCACCCCCTGGTGAACGCGGGACAGCGGCTCCATGCCCAGGTAGATCCTGAGTGGCGCGTAGGCGATGTACTTGAAGGGCAGCCAGAACAAAACATTCTGCACCCATCCCGGGAAAAAGGTGATCGGGATCATCACCCCGGAGAAGACCTCCACCAGCAGCTGTTTGAAGCGGAACACCCCCTCGTTGTTGCGGGTGAAGAAGGCCACCAGCCCGGTCAGATAGCTGATGCCGGCGTGCAGGAAGAAGCTGAGGACCATGCTCAGGGGAAAAAGATACGGCCCCAGCTTTCCCGAGGGCAGCTGGACCGGGAACAGCAGCGAAGCCACCACTATGATGGGCAGGGTCATGAAGATGAACATGAATACGGCCCGGCCGAAGGAGCGGAAATAGTGGTAGAGCTGGAAGTTGGTGGGCTTCAGCAGGTCCATGATGATCGAGCCGTCCTTGACCGCGTCCCCGATCATCCGGTCGATCCGGTTGGCAAAAAAGGTCCGGGCCGACCAGCCGATCACCACGTAGGTCATCATCTGCTCCATGGTGAACCCGGCTATCACCTGCCTTCCGGAATAGACCGCCTTCCACAGGAAGTAGTTCAGGGCGATGATCAGCAGGTAGGAGACGAAGCTGGCCAGCACCTGAAAGCGGTAGGCCAGGTAGGTGATGTAGCCCAGCCGCATGAACTGCCAGTATTTGGCCGACCTCATCCTCATTGGACCTTCCGCCCCTCGTAGACCTTGCGCACGATCTCCTCGATCGGCGGCTCCTCCAGCCCGATGTCCCTGACGTCCAGGCTGGACAGCAGCAGGTGCATCAGCTGGGCGGCGTTCACCTGGCTGCGGTTGAAGCTGATCTCCCAGTGGTAGGCATCGGTGGACTGCATGTCCAGAGGATAATCCTTAAGCAGGTCGGCCAGCCCCGAGAGTTTTACCGGGAAGATGGTCTCCAGCAGCAGCCGGCGGCTGGCGTCCACCCCGTCCTTCAGGGCCTTCAATTCCCCGTCGTAGATGATCTTTCCGGCGTCTATCATCAGCACCCGGCTGCACAGTTCCTCGATGTCGGACATGTCGTGGGTGGTCAGGATGACGGTGGTGCCGTACTCCTGGTTGATCTCCTTGATGAATTCCCGGATGTTGGCCTTGACCGCCACGTCCAGCCCGATGGTGGGCTCGTCCAGAAAGACTATCCTGGGATTGTGAAGCAGCGAGGCCGCCAGGTCGCAGCGCATCCGCTGGCCCAGGGAAAGCTTGCGCACCGGAACCTCCAGCAGTTCCTTCAATCCCAGCACCCGGTCAAATTTCTCCAGCCGGGCCTTATAATCGGACATCGGGATCTCGTATATCTTCTGCAGCAGGTTGAACGACTCCATCACCGCGATGTCCCACCACAGCTGGGTGCGCTGGCCGAAGACCACCCCTATCTGCTTGACGTGCTGGTAGCGCTGCTTGTAGGGGATGAGCCCCTGGACCCGCACCTGGCCCGAGGTGGGCACCAGGATCCCGGTCAGGATCTTGATGGTGGTGGATTTTCCCGCGCCGTTGGGGCCGATGTAGCCCACTATCTCGCCGGAGTCAATGGAAAAGTTGACCTGGTTCACGGCGTGAACGGTCTCGTATTTCCGGGCCCAAAGATCCTTGAAAGCCCCCGTCAGACCGGGCCTCCGGCGGTAGCGTTTGAAATCCTTGACCAGGTTATTTACTTCGATGATAGGCATCTATAAACTATAAATCCTAATTACAATTTTCTAGTTCCCAACCGGTCATTCTGAGCTTGGCAACTTTGCCTGACTAACCGAAGAATCCGTGGAATAAACATATTCTTCGGGAGCAAGTCAAGCCTGGCTTCTCAGAATGACAAAGCCTGAAGTTGTTTGTTTGGCTCTTGGGGATTAGTGCTTAGAATTTGTTAAATTTATGGCATTTTATTAAGTCTTGTATTTTATCACAAGTCATAAATACTGTCAATGCAATAAATTAAGCTGATTAACAAATTATTAAAAAAATAAGAACGAAGTCCAAACTTCGTTCTTATAGGTGTTCAGATCGTGAAATTGCACCTGATTTTACGGTTTTATCCCCCAAACTATCATCCGGGGCAGGGCTTTGGGCGGGATCTTGGCAAAATCCTCCAAAACAGAGTCTATCAACTTCCCCGCTTCCGGCCCCCAACGCTTGATATAGGCGGCCCGCCGCTCCTCCAGGGTTTTGGACATGATGCTGACATAGCCCGGGGTATCGGGGACATCCAGACCTGATGACCTGATGTCTTTCAGTCCCAGCTTGCCCAGAAGAGTGACATAGTCCTCCAGCAGATGCAGGCCCCAGCAGACCTTGCCTTCGATCGCCGCCAGTTGGACGTTCATCCGCTCCATCCGGCCTTCGGCCGACTGGGTTTCCACCTCGGCAAAACCGTCCCTGATCTTGTCGTAGACCACGAACACCCCGCCCGGGGCCAGCACCCGGATGCAGTCGGCCAGTGCCTTGGCCACGTCGCCGTCGGCGCTGACGAAGTCGTGCAGGGCCATCCGGGAGATCACCAGCCCGGCCGAGCCGTCGGGCAGAGGCAGGCTGGTGGAATCTGACTGCAGCACTTCCAGCCGAATGTCCTTGAACCGTTCCTTAAGCTTGGCCGCCGTGGTATCCAGACGCTCCACCGCGTATAGTTTCCCGGTGATCTTAATGTATTTCTGCAACAGTTCATCGGTGAAATCGCCCATGCCCGCCCCCAGCTCCACCGCCGGCAGGACCAGTTTGTCGAACAACGGCTTGAGCGCCTTCTGCTCCTCGAGCTCCAGGGCTTCCTCCTTTAGAAAGTACTGCCGGGACTCTTCTTCGGAGATCCCTGCCTCCTTGGCAAATTCCAGTATTTCTTTTTGATTCATAAATCTTTTAATATAAGTTGAATGATTGCTTTTCACAAGTTATTGGCTGCCGGACCTAACCCCTGCCCCTTCCCCACAAGGGAAGGGATAATGGTCTCCCCCTCCTTACGGGAGGGGGTCAGGGGGGCGGTCGGTTTTCCCTTTCATTGGCCATGAATTCGTTGTATTCTCCGGTTATTTTAAAACCCAGTTTTTGGTAGCATCTGATGGCATCCGCGTTGTCAGTCTTTACATTGAGCCCGATGATGCCCACCGTCTTCAGCAGGTTCCGGCACAAGGCCGCCGTGACAATGGTTCCCAGCCCTTGGCCCCGGAACTCAGGCAAAGTGGCGATGTTCCCCAATGCCGCCACTTTGTATTTCGGAGAATAGACATGGATCCCGGCGATGCTGGCCAGCCGGCCATTCCGGCGGAGGCCGAAATACTGCCCGGTCTCCAGCATTCGAGCGTCAAACCAGTTGCCGGGATAGGCGGAAGCGTAGAATTCCAGTATCTCCGCTTTGTCCCTGGCATCAAGTTGAACTGCGCCGGAGCTATCGATATCACCCAATTTGCTGCTGTCGGTCAAGGTCATTTTATGATGGGTGCCGTGCGATTCCAGCAAAAACATGTCTTCCAGGGAGCTTTCCAGCCCCGGAGTCAAATGGCAATAGAACCTTTTCGGGATTTTAACCTTAAGTTCATCAAGCAGCCCCGGCATTGCAGCCGAGCCCGGGTCATCCAATGCCAGCAGCACCGGGAGTTCTGTGCCTGTATATAATAGCGCCAGGGCGCTGATCATTCCCTTCTCTTCCAGGGCGTACCAGGCAGTATAAGGGAAAAAGAAATCATCCAGGTCGCCCAACTCGTAAAGATGGAGCGCTGGGTTTTGGCGGAGGAAGGATTCGATCCGGGCTTTGTCACTGATCAATCTCACTTCTCCACCCACTCAATGGCCCTTTGCAGCTCGAATTCCTGGTTGGGCGGAAAGGCATGCCCCAGCCGGGCGTAGACATTGAAGCTGGCGGTTATCCCCGACATGATGAACGATCTTATCGCCTCCAGGTTGGCCTTGATCA of bacterium contains these proteins:
- a CDS encoding ABC-2 family transporter protein, whose amino-acid sequence is MRMRSAKYWQFMRLGYITYLAYRFQVLASFVSYLLIIALNYFLWKAVYSGRQVIAGFTMEQMMTYVVIGWSARTFFANRIDRMIGDAVKDGSIIMDLLKPTNFQLYHYFRSFGRAVFMFIFMTLPIIVVASLLFPVQLPSGKLGPYLFPLSMVLSFFLHAGISYLTGLVAFFTRNNEGVFRFKQLLVEVFSGVMIPITFFPGWVQNVLFWLPFKYIAYAPLRIYLGMEPLSRVHQGVLLQIMWIIIIYAAGQLLWHYGIRRLEIQGG
- a CDS encoding ATP-binding cassette domain-containing protein — translated: MPIIEVNNLVKDFKRYRRRPGLTGAFKDLWARKYETVHAVNQVNFSIDSGEIVGYIGPNGAGKSTTIKILTGILVPTSGQVRVQGLIPYKQRYQHVKQIGVVFGQRTQLWWDIAVMESFNLLQKIYEIPMSDYKARLEKFDRVLGLKELLEVPVRKLSLGQRMRCDLAASLLHNPRIVFLDEPTIGLDVAVKANIREFIKEINQEYGTTVILTTHDMSDIEELCSRVLMIDAGKIIYDGELKALKDGVDASRRLLLETIFPVKLSGLADLLKDYPLDMQSTDAYHWEISFNRSQVNAAQLMHLLLSSLDVRDIGLEEPPIEEIVRKVYEGRKVQ
- a CDS encoding class I SAM-dependent methyltransferase, producing the protein MNQKEILEFAKEAGISEEESRQYFLKEEALELEEQKALKPLFDKLVLPAVELGAGMGDFTDELLQKYIKITGKLYAVERLDTTAAKLKERFKDIRLEVLQSDSTSLPLPDGSAGLVISRMALHDFVSADGDVAKALADCIRVLAPGGVFVVYDKIRDGFAEVETQSAEGRMERMNVQLAAIEGKVCWGLHLLEDYVTLLGKLGLKDIRSSGLDVPDTPGYVSIMSKTLEERRAAYIKRWGPEAGKLIDSVLEDFAKIPPKALPRMIVWGIKP
- a CDS encoding GNAT family N-acetyltransferase, which encodes MRLISDKARIESFLRQNPALHLYELGDLDDFFFPYTAWYALEEKGMISALALLYTGTELPVLLALDDPGSAAMPGLLDELKVKIPKRFYCHLTPGLESSLEDMFLLESHGTHHKMTLTDSSKLGDIDSSGAVQLDARDKAEILEFYASAYPGNWFDARMLETGQYFGLRRNGRLASIAGIHVYSPKYKVAALGNIATLPEFRGQGLGTIVTAALCRNLLKTVGIIGLNVKTDNADAIRCYQKLGFKITGEYNEFMANERENRPPP